The following coding sequences lie in one Pectobacterium sp. A5351 genomic window:
- the lptG gene encoding LPS export ABC transporter permease LptG, giving the protein MFGVLDRYIGKTIFTTIMTTLFMLVSLSGIIKFVDQLRKVGQGEYSALGAGLYTLLSVPKDIEIFFPMAALLGALLGLGQLATRSELVVMQASGFTRLQIATAVMKTAIPLVLLTMAIGEWVSPQGEQMARNYRSQMISGGSMISTQGGLWAKDGNDFIYIERVTGDKELSGVNIYHFDDKNKLLSVRYAASAEFEDDRNVWKLSQVDESDLSDGKQIGGSQTFSGEWKTNLTPDKLGVVALEPDALSIRGLHNYAKYLKQSGQESNRYQLNMWSKIFAPVSVAVMMLMAVSFIFGPLRSVSAGSRIVIGISFGFLFYLLNEIFRPLSLVYGIPPILGAILPSSVFLFISVALLLKRR; this is encoded by the coding sequence ATGTTTGGTGTATTAGACCGCTATATCGGCAAAACGATTTTCACCACCATCATGACGACGCTGTTCATGCTGGTGTCGCTCTCCGGCATCATCAAGTTTGTCGACCAACTGCGTAAAGTTGGGCAGGGCGAGTATTCGGCGCTGGGCGCTGGGTTGTACACTTTGCTTAGCGTACCCAAAGATATTGAGATCTTCTTCCCAATGGCGGCGCTGCTTGGTGCATTGCTTGGGCTAGGCCAGCTTGCGACCCGCAGCGAACTTGTGGTGATGCAGGCTTCCGGTTTTACCCGCTTGCAGATTGCGACGGCCGTGATGAAAACCGCGATTCCGTTGGTGCTGCTGACGATGGCGATTGGCGAATGGGTTTCTCCGCAAGGGGAACAGATGGCGCGCAACTACCGTTCTCAGATGATCTCCGGTGGGTCGATGATCTCTACGCAGGGCGGACTGTGGGCAAAAGACGGTAATGACTTTATCTATATCGAACGGGTGACGGGCGATAAAGAGCTGTCTGGCGTCAACATCTACCACTTCGACGATAAGAACAAGCTGCTATCTGTGCGCTATGCGGCTTCCGCCGAGTTTGAAGATGACAGGAATGTCTGGAAGCTCTCGCAGGTTGATGAATCTGATTTGAGCGACGGCAAACAAATTGGTGGCAGCCAGACGTTCAGCGGAGAATGGAAAACCAACCTGACGCCGGATAAGCTGGGTGTTGTGGCGCTTGAGCCGGATGCGCTGTCGATCCGTGGGCTACATAATTACGCCAAATACCTGAAACAAAGTGGGCAAGAGTCGAATCGCTACCAACTGAACATGTGGAGCAAAATCTTTGCACCGGTTTCCGTCGCGGTGATGATGCTCATGGCGGTCTCTTTCATCTTCGGCCCGCTGCGCAGCGTGTCGGCGGGTTCACGCATCGTGATAGGTATCAGCTTCGGTTTCCTCTTCTACCTGCTGAATGAGATTTTCCGCCCACTCAGCCTGGTCTATGGCATCCCGCCGATCCTGGGCGCGATATTGCCGAGCTCGGTGTTTCTGTTCATCAGCGTCGCGCTGCTGCTTAAACGCCGATAG
- the lptF gene encoding LPS export ABC transporter permease LptF, protein MIIIRYLVRETFKSQLAILFILLLIFFCQKLVRILGAAVDGEIPTNLVISLLGLGVPEMVQLILPLSLFLGVLMTFGRLYAESEITVMHACGLGKRVLMKAALALAVFTATIATINVMWLSPWSSRHQEEVLAEAKANPGMAALVEGQFQSAQGGNAVLFVGNVKGSEFEHVFLAQLRPSGNARPSVVVADRGHIKQNEDGAQVVTLDNGSRYEGTALLRDFRITDFTNYQAVIGHQAVTLNNSDVQQMDMQTLWHSDAHDARAEFHWRLTLIISVLIMALMVVPLSVVNPRQGRVLSMLPAMLLYLIFFLLQSSLRSNASKGKIDPMVWVWLTNLTYFGIGVMLNLWDTVPMRKVRARFKPRTLRTQGAA, encoded by the coding sequence GTGATCATCATTCGATATCTGGTACGGGAAACCTTTAAGAGCCAACTGGCCATCCTTTTCATTCTGTTACTGATTTTCTTTTGTCAGAAATTGGTACGGATACTGGGTGCCGCTGTTGATGGTGAAATCCCGACAAATTTGGTTATCTCCCTGTTGGGATTGGGCGTGCCAGAGATGGTGCAGCTCATCCTGCCATTAAGCCTGTTTCTTGGCGTATTGATGACGTTTGGCCGCCTCTATGCGGAAAGCGAGATCACCGTCATGCACGCCTGCGGGCTGGGCAAACGCGTGTTGATGAAAGCTGCGCTGGCCTTGGCGGTATTCACCGCCACCATCGCCACCATTAACGTTATGTGGCTCAGCCCGTGGTCGTCCCGGCATCAGGAAGAGGTGCTGGCGGAAGCGAAAGCGAACCCCGGTATGGCGGCATTGGTAGAAGGGCAGTTCCAGTCCGCACAGGGTGGCAACGCGGTGCTGTTTGTCGGCAATGTCAAAGGCTCGGAGTTTGAGCACGTCTTTCTGGCTCAACTGCGCCCCAGCGGGAATGCGCGGCCTTCTGTCGTCGTGGCCGATCGCGGCCATATCAAGCAGAACGAAGATGGTGCGCAGGTCGTGACGTTGGATAACGGTTCGCGTTACGAAGGCACGGCGCTTTTGCGTGATTTTCGTATCACGGATTTCACCAACTATCAGGCTGTGATCGGTCACCAGGCCGTGACGCTGAATAATAGCGACGTGCAGCAAATGGATATGCAGACCCTGTGGCATTCGGATGCGCACGATGCGCGTGCAGAGTTCCACTGGCGGCTGACGTTGATTATTTCGGTACTGATCATGGCGCTGATGGTGGTGCCGCTGAGTGTGGTGAACCCACGTCAGGGGAGGGTGCTGAGTATGCTGCCTGCGATGCTGCTGTACCTGATTTTCTTCCTGTTGCAAAGCTCTCTGCGTTCTAACGCCAGTAAAGGCAAAATCGATCCGATGGTATGGGTCTGGCTGACTAACCTGACGTATTTCGGTATCGGGGTCATGCTTAACCTATGGGATACCGTGCCGATGCGCAAAGTGCGCGCCCGCTTTAAGCCTCGTACTCTTAGAACACAAGGAGCGGCCTGA